In Arachis hypogaea cultivar Tifrunner chromosome 2, arahy.Tifrunner.gnm2.J5K5, whole genome shotgun sequence, a genomic segment contains:
- the LOC112743081 gene encoding uncharacterized protein isoform X1, translating to MPKLFNTLTAEGNTIGFDHTICSPRFWIRIWAIFGFFIALGRSTRSFLLANGFDTLDDPLEDFIRYLIGGSILYYPQLSSISSFQLYVEVVGSSMPFLMRQDQ from the exons ATGCCTAAACTGTTTAATACACTAACAGCAg AAGGAAATACCATTGGGTTTGACCACACGATCTGCTCACCTAG GTTTTGGATAAGGATTTGGGCTATATTTGGATTCTTTATTGCTTTAGGAAGAAGTACACGGTCCTTCCTTTTGGCAAATGGTTTTGATACCCTTGATGATCCACTGGAAGATTTCATCAG GTACCTTATAGGAGGCAGCATTTTATACTACCCTCAGCTCTCATCCATTAGTTCATTCCAATTGTATGTGGAG GTGGTAGGAAGCTCCATGCCTTTTTTGATGAGACAGGATCAATGA
- the LOC112743081 gene encoding uncharacterized protein isoform X2 yields MPKLFNTLTAEGNTIGFDHTICSPRFWIRIWAIFGFFIALGRSTRSFLLANGFDTLDDPLEDFIRYLIGGSILYYPQLSSISSFQLYVEVGSSMPFLMRQDQ; encoded by the exons ATGCCTAAACTGTTTAATACACTAACAGCAg AAGGAAATACCATTGGGTTTGACCACACGATCTGCTCACCTAG GTTTTGGATAAGGATTTGGGCTATATTTGGATTCTTTATTGCTTTAGGAAGAAGTACACGGTCCTTCCTTTTGGCAAATGGTTTTGATACCCTTGATGATCCACTGGAAGATTTCATCAG GTACCTTATAGGAGGCAGCATTTTATACTACCCTCAGCTCTCATCCATTAGTTCATTCCAATTGTATGTGGAGGTTG GAAGCTCCATGCCTTTTTTGATGAGACAGGATCAATGA